A window from Phaeocystidibacter marisrubri encodes these proteins:
- the aroB gene encoding 3-dehydroquinate synthase — protein MNHRDTKFGSIYNTEEALIAFDALLSEAKASSSKVFFLVDENTHEQCLTRLLPELPNLGEYELLEVPPGEESKSIEVAAQLWSALAELGANRQSILVNVGGGMITDLGGFIASTYMRGIRFCHIPTSLLGMVDASIGGKTAVDVAGVKNLVGAFAACEGVFLIPDFLETLPERELRSGFAEMLKHGLIRDASHYSDLIRTGFEKVTPDQVRASMNIKLDVVESDPLEAGARKELNFGHTLGHALESHFLEAYPHDPLLHGEAIAFGMWLELELSVLSGLLDAEIAKAIQSDIASIFGRLALPESEWESVTSWLKYDKKNTNHSVRFVLLENVGKAVIDCSVDPSLIRRAYENWQAS, from the coding sequence ATGAATCACCGAGATACCAAATTCGGAAGCATATATAATACGGAAGAAGCGCTCATCGCTTTCGACGCGCTACTTTCAGAGGCTAAAGCATCGTCTTCAAAGGTTTTCTTTTTAGTGGATGAAAACACTCATGAGCAGTGTTTGACTCGACTTTTGCCCGAGTTGCCCAACTTGGGGGAGTACGAGTTGCTGGAAGTTCCACCGGGTGAAGAGTCAAAGTCCATTGAAGTGGCTGCCCAACTGTGGTCGGCCCTCGCGGAACTCGGAGCCAATCGTCAATCCATTCTTGTGAATGTAGGAGGTGGTATGATTACCGATCTAGGTGGGTTTATCGCCTCAACTTACATGAGAGGGATTCGATTTTGCCATATTCCAACTTCTCTACTGGGGATGGTGGATGCTTCTATTGGCGGAAAAACGGCTGTAGATGTTGCAGGCGTGAAGAATCTAGTGGGTGCTTTCGCGGCTTGCGAAGGAGTGTTCCTGATTCCCGATTTCTTGGAGACACTTCCCGAACGTGAGTTGAGATCGGGTTTTGCCGAAATGCTTAAACACGGACTCATTCGAGATGCATCGCACTACAGTGATTTAATTCGAACGGGATTCGAGAAGGTGACCCCTGATCAGGTTCGTGCTTCCATGAACATCAAGTTGGATGTGGTGGAGAGTGACCCATTGGAAGCAGGGGCACGCAAGGAATTGAACTTTGGTCATACTCTGGGACATGCACTTGAATCACATTTTTTAGAGGCTTATCCTCATGACCCTCTATTACATGGTGAGGCCATAGCGTTTGGAATGTGGCTAGAGTTGGAATTGTCAGTGCTTTCAGGTCTGCTAGACGCTGAAATAGCAAAGGCAATACAATCGGATATAGCTTCCATTTTTGGTCGTTTGGCACTGCCGGAATCCGAATGGGAATCCGTAACTTCATGGTTGAAGTACGATAAGAAGAACACGAATCATTCGGTTCGATTTGTCCTTTTGGAGAATGTGGGAAAAGCGGTAATTGATTGTAGCGTTGACCCTAGTCTAATTCGGCGTGCATACGAGAATTGGCAAGCATCTTAA
- a CDS encoding 3-phosphoshikimate 1-carboxyvinyltransferase: protein MKTVSWKEQAGDVPIVNVPLSKSVANRWLILRAFYPEHIHMHSLSGAHDTAILQRALEQGSGEINLGPAGTAMRFSTAYFAVARGRSCRLFGTDRMHQRPIGPLVDALRSMGADIEYESIHGYPPLRIVGKHLRGGQVYIPADMSSQFISALMLVATATQDGILIHRTSRGVSQPYVEMTAEVLRQAGLHAEFDGPRIHVHGKVTKRVDVPIEGDWSAAAAFLAWVAVTGKPLAIHGLSPKSVQGDKVLQEFAPQFGVVGTWDGALWKLERTHIPTDDVHLDLLDYPDLAQSLIIAAVGQGRSGKVSGLRTLRIKETDRIAALVETIEAVGGEPTPLSSSIYWSVSKPVLPNTVFKSHEDHRMAMALAPLSFFGNLDIDDVGVVAKSFPEFWLEMEKLGVSVS from the coding sequence ATGAAGACGGTATCTTGGAAAGAGCAGGCGGGTGATGTTCCCATTGTGAATGTCCCCCTTTCTAAAAGTGTGGCTAATCGCTGGCTGATTTTGCGAGCGTTTTATCCTGAGCACATTCACATGCACAGCTTGTCTGGGGCTCACGATACCGCCATCTTGCAACGCGCTTTGGAACAGGGCAGCGGCGAAATAAACCTCGGTCCGGCTGGTACGGCAATGCGATTTAGCACGGCGTATTTCGCGGTGGCAAGAGGGCGTTCTTGTCGGCTGTTTGGAACAGATCGAATGCACCAAAGACCCATTGGTCCCTTGGTAGATGCCCTTCGAAGTATGGGGGCTGATATCGAATATGAATCGATTCATGGTTATCCGCCACTGCGAATTGTGGGAAAGCACTTGCGCGGTGGGCAAGTTTATATTCCTGCGGACATGAGTTCGCAGTTTATCTCGGCCTTAATGTTGGTGGCGACAGCTACACAAGATGGTATTCTCATTCATCGAACCAGCAGAGGAGTGTCGCAGCCCTATGTGGAAATGACTGCTGAAGTTCTTCGTCAGGCAGGTTTGCATGCGGAGTTTGATGGTCCGAGAATTCATGTACATGGCAAGGTAACTAAGCGCGTAGATGTTCCCATTGAAGGAGATTGGTCAGCAGCTGCCGCTTTTCTAGCGTGGGTGGCGGTCACTGGAAAGCCTCTGGCGATACACGGACTCTCTCCTAAGTCCGTTCAAGGCGACAAAGTTTTGCAGGAGTTTGCGCCACAGTTTGGTGTTGTGGGTACTTGGGATGGTGCTTTGTGGAAGCTGGAACGCACCCATATTCCAACCGATGACGTACATCTTGATTTACTAGATTATCCCGACTTGGCCCAGTCGCTGATAATTGCTGCGGTTGGACAAGGTCGCTCGGGTAAAGTATCGGGATTGCGAACGCTACGGATCAAAGAAACCGATAGAATTGCCGCATTGGTGGAGACCATTGAGGCCGTTGGTGGTGAGCCCACTCCACTGTCGAGTTCCATTTATTGGTCTGTTTCAAAACCTGTGCTTCCCAACACTGTGTTTAAATCTCACGAGGATCACCGTATGGCAATGGCATTAGCTCCACTGTCCTTCTTTGGGAATTTGGATATCGATGATGTTGGTGTAGTCGCGAAATCTTTCCCTGAATTTTGGCTTGAAATGGAGAAGTTAGGAGTTTCGGTTTCCTAA
- a CDS encoding alanine dehydrogenase, producing MTEPNYFSFSSTQLVPQEERLAVSRKKGKLQIGVPRETCMQENRVALTPEGVHLLVSNGHEVLVETKAGEGARYTDRDFSEAGATIAYTPKEVFECDVVLKVEPPSMEELDLMKQKQTLISALQLKTCTREYFKKLMAKRVTAISYENIRDEEGQIPIVRHMSEIAGNASILIAAEYLSNVNNGKGYIMGGVTGVPPTDVVIIGAGTVGTYAARTATGMGASVKVFDKSLSRLKRLQAEMPIPIYTCVTQPKILEKALRRCDVAIGAIRSEGGRTPCIVTEEMVRNMKPGSVIVDVSIDQGGCFETSELTSHDDPVVVKHGVIHYGVPNIASRVSRTASFSLSNIFAQLLLSFGEEGGVEDSLRFRKEIRAGMYIYNGVLVNKAIGEWFDLPYSDGNLLFG from the coding sequence ATGACCGAACCGAATTACTTCTCGTTTTCAAGTACCCAACTCGTTCCGCAAGAAGAGCGATTGGCTGTGAGTAGAAAGAAAGGGAAACTTCAAATTGGTGTGCCTCGTGAAACGTGTATGCAAGAGAATCGCGTTGCACTTACACCTGAAGGTGTCCATCTTCTCGTATCGAACGGACACGAAGTGTTGGTGGAAACGAAAGCCGGTGAAGGTGCTCGTTACACCGACCGAGATTTTTCTGAAGCAGGGGCAACCATTGCTTATACACCTAAGGAGGTTTTTGAATGTGATGTCGTGCTCAAAGTAGAGCCGCCTAGCATGGAAGAGTTGGATTTAATGAAACAGAAGCAAACTCTGATTTCTGCTCTCCAGCTTAAAACCTGCACAAGGGAGTATTTTAAAAAATTGATGGCGAAACGCGTAACTGCGATTTCCTACGAGAATATCAGAGACGAAGAAGGACAGATTCCCATCGTTCGTCATATGAGCGAAATTGCGGGTAATGCCAGCATCCTCATTGCCGCCGAGTATCTCAGCAACGTAAACAACGGAAAGGGATACATTATGGGTGGTGTTACCGGAGTTCCCCCAACCGATGTTGTGATAATTGGTGCCGGTACCGTTGGAACCTACGCCGCTAGAACAGCCACTGGAATGGGCGCTAGCGTAAAGGTGTTTGACAAGTCACTTTCCAGGCTAAAACGCTTACAAGCGGAAATGCCGATCCCTATTTATACATGTGTAACGCAGCCAAAAATCCTTGAAAAGGCCCTTCGTAGATGTGATGTTGCCATTGGTGCCATCCGTTCGGAAGGAGGAAGGACCCCGTGTATTGTTACAGAGGAAATGGTGCGGAATATGAAGCCGGGTTCGGTGATTGTAGATGTAAGCATAGATCAAGGGGGTTGTTTTGAAACATCGGAATTAACGTCGCATGACGATCCTGTGGTGGTGAAGCACGGCGTGATTCATTACGGTGTTCCCAACATTGCCTCACGCGTTTCTCGGACTGCCTCTTTTTCATTGAGTAATATTTTCGCCCAACTTCTCCTCTCCTTCGGAGAAGAAGGTGGCGTAGAAGATTCTCTCCGATTCCGAAAGGAGATTAGAGCGGGGATGTATATCTACAATGGAGTGCTGGTGAACAAGGCGATTGGGGAGTGGTTCGACCTTCCATACAGCGATGGTAACTTGCTCTTTGGATAA
- a CDS encoding ligand-binding sensor domain-containing protein: protein MRLQTAMPTMVLGNIAPAVKSRILALVKGYHNIFLFLLLFCSSLTGIGQQYFFQSYGQKEGIPVSTVNDIAEDELGFMWVATEGGGLARFDGQNSVVYTTENGLPSNYVTSLIFRHDKGLLVGTDKGFRFFNGQTFEDPFNVPSDRVFDMCTHGDSILLVLRRSLVIVLPSGELETLELPDNQEIMSVACAKDLFVGASDGLWKYEEGDWVKWWEGRNVRSIFIPENENYSGTIQVGAADDVYLILRKGVGVKNLSSGTLDTEAHPDVRDIVHDNYGRWWYGSYQRGLRRYDASQQDGYRGVTITEEQGLSTPKVRCLFVSSDGRIWIGGLSGLSRLVEPDLFRYTSEDGLGDERVHALCVTRNGDWWMGGLSGLSRKTIKGDFTTYDESDGVPSGLIFDITETQDGDLWIATENGLAKKVGNRFVKYGSTGGLDNAFVFDIDAYANGDLVIATTQGIYRYNGIRFSQIDPNLQSTAISHVQVDEDGQLWALDIEGRILVFDGQDWEYPIREEIMLRISTSTFQVENGVLWLATNGHGLWRLEGDRLDSITTTRGLLSDNVWSLDVVDNDAWIGSELGIQNVIWQGGWTFGTRVSEARGFGSMECNPHSVQRSDRSIIFGTNQGLLVAPLRSSHNRDAVGTIRLLRLDLYFQQPEDWGLWTDSISPWTGMPQDLVLPYDQNYLRFAYSAMGVADPNELQYEYKLSPLSEDWVNAEHNTEAIFTSVSPGKYTFEVRAYDPLSGRTLASDVYRFAIKPPFWKTWWFYVLVVAAVVGIVVTYVRVRLSRVRSMLALEEERNDLERRALRLQMNPHFVFNALDAISGFIFKNEPKEAVKYLNSFAKLMRLMLESSREHVIPVHTEIQLLENYLSLEKLRFSGEFDSEIIIDEELDTYGSSMPSMMVQPHIENAILHGLRPKGGGKVTVHFEQTDEGKGLRCVIEDNGVGRKRAAEIRENSGRNHRSLAGEISRRRVELFEKTYGGRSAVIVQDLHDQNGNPSGTRVVLQLPLQNTDEWDDD from the coding sequence ATGCGTTTGCAAACTGCTATGCCCACAATGGTTCTCGGGAATATTGCACCAGCAGTGAAATCGCGTATCTTGGCTCTGGTGAAGGGCTATCACAACATATTTCTATTTCTACTCCTCTTTTGCAGCTCTCTTACGGGCATAGGGCAACAGTATTTCTTTCAGTCGTACGGACAAAAGGAGGGAATTCCAGTTTCTACGGTAAACGATATTGCCGAAGATGAGTTGGGTTTCATGTGGGTGGCTACCGAGGGGGGTGGTTTGGCCCGATTCGACGGCCAGAATTCGGTTGTGTATACTACCGAAAATGGTCTACCATCTAACTATGTCACTTCTCTTATTTTTCGTCACGATAAAGGACTGTTGGTGGGAACCGATAAGGGGTTTCGCTTCTTCAATGGTCAGACTTTTGAAGATCCGTTCAACGTGCCTTCAGATCGCGTTTTCGATATGTGTACGCATGGAGATTCCATTCTTCTAGTTCTGCGGAGGTCGTTGGTGATTGTTCTTCCCAGCGGGGAACTTGAAACGTTGGAATTACCCGATAATCAGGAGATAATGTCTGTGGCTTGTGCAAAAGATCTCTTTGTGGGAGCATCCGATGGATTGTGGAAGTATGAAGAGGGAGACTGGGTGAAATGGTGGGAAGGGCGAAATGTTCGATCCATCTTTATTCCCGAAAACGAGAACTATTCTGGAACCATTCAAGTAGGCGCCGCCGATGATGTATACCTCATCCTTAGAAAGGGAGTAGGGGTAAAGAACCTGAGCAGCGGTACCTTAGATACAGAAGCTCATCCAGACGTTCGCGACATTGTGCACGACAATTACGGACGGTGGTGGTACGGCAGTTATCAACGGGGTTTGCGTCGGTATGATGCGAGTCAGCAAGACGGCTACCGCGGTGTGACGATTACCGAAGAGCAAGGACTGTCTACGCCAAAAGTTCGTTGCTTGTTTGTTTCGTCTGACGGTCGGATTTGGATTGGAGGTCTCAGCGGCTTGAGCCGACTAGTGGAGCCCGATTTGTTTCGATACACCTCTGAAGATGGACTGGGTGATGAACGTGTTCATGCCTTGTGCGTAACCCGCAATGGTGATTGGTGGATGGGCGGCCTGTCGGGACTCTCTCGAAAAACCATTAAAGGAGATTTCACCACTTATGATGAATCGGATGGCGTTCCTTCTGGACTCATCTTTGACATTACGGAAACCCAAGATGGCGATTTGTGGATTGCCACTGAAAACGGCTTGGCCAAGAAAGTGGGAAATCGGTTTGTGAAGTACGGAAGTACCGGTGGCTTGGATAATGCTTTTGTTTTTGATATCGATGCGTATGCGAATGGCGATTTGGTCATCGCAACCACACAGGGGATTTATCGGTACAACGGCATCCGCTTTAGTCAGATTGATCCCAACTTACAATCAACGGCCATTTCACATGTTCAGGTAGATGAGGACGGCCAATTATGGGCATTAGATATAGAAGGTCGAATTCTCGTTTTTGATGGTCAAGATTGGGAATACCCCATTCGCGAGGAGATTATGCTTCGCATTTCAACATCTACTTTTCAGGTTGAAAATGGGGTGTTGTGGCTAGCGACCAATGGTCACGGTTTGTGGCGTTTGGAAGGCGATCGCCTCGATTCCATCACCACTACACGGGGTTTGTTAAGCGATAATGTATGGTCGTTAGATGTGGTAGATAACGACGCTTGGATTGGCAGCGAACTTGGGATACAGAATGTGATTTGGCAAGGAGGGTGGACCTTTGGAACCCGCGTTTCAGAGGCTCGAGGTTTTGGTTCCATGGAATGTAATCCTCACAGTGTTCAGCGCTCAGATCGCTCCATTATTTTCGGAACCAACCAAGGATTATTGGTGGCACCTTTACGCTCAAGTCACAACAGAGATGCAGTGGGAACCATTCGCTTACTTCGTCTCGATCTCTATTTTCAGCAACCAGAAGACTGGGGTTTGTGGACCGATTCCATTTCACCGTGGACAGGCATGCCTCAAGATCTTGTTTTACCATATGACCAAAACTATTTGCGCTTTGCCTATAGCGCAATGGGGGTAGCAGATCCAAATGAATTACAATATGAATACAAACTGAGTCCTCTCAGTGAGGATTGGGTAAATGCTGAACACAATACGGAAGCGATTTTCACCAGTGTGTCTCCTGGGAAATACACCTTTGAAGTTCGTGCCTACGACCCTTTGAGCGGTAGAACCTTGGCATCTGATGTTTATCGATTTGCTATAAAACCTCCGTTCTGGAAAACTTGGTGGTTCTATGTGTTGGTTGTGGCGGCAGTTGTTGGGATTGTGGTAACGTACGTGCGCGTGCGATTGAGTCGAGTGAGAAGTATGTTAGCCTTGGAGGAAGAGCGAAATGACTTGGAAAGAAGGGCACTCCGACTTCAAATGAATCCACATTTTGTCTTTAATGCCTTGGATGCCATTTCGGGTTTTATTTTTAAGAATGAACCCAAAGAAGCAGTGAAGTATCTCAACAGTTTCGCCAAGTTAATGCGATTGATGTTGGAGAGTTCCAGAGAACATGTCATTCCCGTTCACACCGAAATCCAATTGCTCGAAAACTACTTGTCACTCGAAAAGCTGAGGTTTTCTGGAGAGTTCGACAGTGAGATTATTATTGATGAAGAACTAGATACCTATGGCTCTTCCATGCCATCCATGATGGTTCAGCCACATATTGAGAATGCGATTTTACATGGCCTTCGACCAAAAGGTGGAGGGAAGGTTACCGTTCACTTTGAACAAACCGACGAGGGCAAGGGACTTCGTTGCGTGATTGAAGACAATGGTGTGGGAAGGAAGCGAGCAGCTGAAATCCGAGAGAATAGTGGACGCAATCACCGAAGCTTGGCAGGCGAGATTAGTCGAAGACGAGTGGAGTTATTCGAGAAAACCTATGGGGGAAGGAGTGCTGTGATTGTACAAGATCTCCATGACCAGAATGGCAATCCATCAGGTACGCGAGTGGTTCTTCAACTTCCTTTACAGAACACCGATGAATGGGACGATGATTAA
- the tsaE gene encoding tRNA (adenosine(37)-N6)-threonylcarbamoyltransferase complex ATPase subunit type 1 TsaE: MHYSFTLHSLEELVEKAPEIAQVLPSSGVIVFKGEMAAGKTTTIAQLCKAWGVEDIVQSPTFSLVNEYRTKSGETIFHFDFYRLEDEEEALDMGYEDYFYSKARCLVEWPEKIPTLLPSTITLLTITSVNGVRHIEIDVPQLSQ, encoded by the coding sequence ATGCATTATAGTTTTACCCTACATTCTCTTGAGGAGCTCGTGGAGAAGGCGCCTGAAATTGCCCAGGTGTTGCCCAGCAGCGGAGTCATCGTTTTTAAAGGCGAGATGGCGGCTGGGAAAACCACAACCATCGCGCAATTGTGCAAGGCTTGGGGAGTGGAGGATATAGTGCAAAGTCCTACGTTCTCTTTGGTAAACGAATACCGAACGAAGAGCGGCGAAACCATCTTTCATTTCGACTTTTATCGGTTAGAAGATGAAGAGGAGGCATTGGATATGGGCTACGAGGACTACTTCTACAGCAAGGCTCGATGCCTCGTAGAGTGGCCAGAAAAAATCCCTACCTTGCTACCTAGCACAATAACTCTACTAACCATTACCTCGGTTAACGGTGTTCGCCACATCGAAATCGACGTCCCTCAATTGTCGCAATGA
- a CDS encoding proline dehydrogenase family protein has protein sequence MLINFSDTATAFRNKSDFDLRKSYILFSTLGSPAIVKMGKGLTEFAFKSGLPVKGLIKKTVFNQFCGGESIEDCGESIDKLIEAGVGSILDYSVEGKEIEDEFDRTKDTVVHSIEYASEKVGVPIAVFKPTGMGRFALYEKKSAGDDLTPQEEAEWQRVVGRYTEICDAADKFNIPVMVDAEESWIQDAVDELVTQLQMQHNRERVVVLNTIQFYRHDRLEFLKRSLEHAEQNGYFYGVKIVRGAYMEKERDRAEEMGYESPIQPDKASSDRDYDAGIRLLMENIHRINFVCGTHNEASSQLLVSLMAENDIDPGDRRIWFAQLYGMSDHISFNLAAAGYNVVKYLPFGPVKDVMPYLIRRAEENTSVRGQTGRELGLIKAELRRRKQEKHQPATDHSQV, from the coding sequence ATGCTGATTAATTTTTCAGATACAGCTACAGCCTTTCGGAACAAATCGGACTTCGATTTAAGAAAGAGTTACATACTGTTCAGCACTCTCGGTTCGCCTGCCATCGTGAAGATGGGTAAGGGATTAACAGAGTTCGCTTTTAAGAGTGGATTACCCGTAAAGGGTCTAATCAAAAAAACGGTTTTCAACCAATTTTGTGGGGGAGAATCGATTGAAGATTGTGGAGAATCTATCGACAAGCTCATTGAAGCTGGTGTGGGTAGTATTCTCGACTACAGTGTAGAAGGAAAAGAGATTGAAGATGAATTCGATCGCACCAAAGACACAGTAGTACACAGTATTGAATACGCGTCTGAAAAAGTTGGCGTTCCCATTGCCGTTTTCAAACCTACAGGCATGGGCCGATTTGCGCTTTATGAAAAGAAAAGTGCAGGTGATGACCTCACGCCTCAAGAAGAAGCGGAATGGCAACGCGTGGTAGGTCGATACACCGAAATTTGCGATGCTGCCGATAAGTTCAACATTCCCGTAATGGTGGATGCGGAAGAATCGTGGATTCAAGATGCGGTTGATGAATTGGTGACGCAACTCCAAATGCAGCACAACCGCGAGCGAGTAGTCGTGCTCAACACCATACAATTCTACCGCCACGATCGCCTAGAATTCCTCAAGCGATCCTTAGAACACGCCGAACAAAACGGCTACTTCTACGGTGTGAAAATAGTTCGCGGTGCATACATGGAAAAAGAGCGTGACCGCGCAGAAGAAATGGGATATGAAAGTCCTATTCAACCTGACAAAGCGAGCTCAGATCGCGACTACGATGCAGGCATTCGCCTTCTTATGGAAAACATCCATCGCATCAACTTTGTATGCGGCACACACAACGAAGCTTCTAGTCAGTTGCTAGTGAGTTTAATGGCAGAAAACGACATCGACCCGGGAGATCGACGCATTTGGTTTGCTCAGCTCTATGGCATGAGTGATCACATTTCATTCAACTTAGCTGCGGCGGGATACAATGTGGTAAAATACCTCCCGTTTGGTCCTGTAAAAGACGTCATGCCATACCTCATCCGAAGAGCGGAAGAAAATACTTCTGTTCGAGGGCAGACAGGTAGAGAATTGGGCTTGATTAAAGCAGAATTGAGAAGAAGAAAGCAGGAAAAACATCAACCTGCTACCGATCACTCTCAGGTATAA
- the porX gene encoding T9SS response regulator signal transducer PorX produces the protein MENTRILWVDDEIDMLKPHMLFLEQKGYVVDSANNGDEALDLVDEHSYDIVFLDENMPGLSGLETLQRLKSKHESLPVVMITKSEEEHIMEDAIGQQISDYLIKPVNPNQILLSLKKNLQTRQLVNEKTTSSYQQEFRNISLELAEVRTWEDWTKLYRKLVYWELALEKLEDEGLQQILISQKQEANNLFSRFVEDEYEDWIRDAEGAPLLSHRLVKSEVAPVLREGKRVMMVVIDNLRFDQWKIIQPMLEEYYRVVSEDAYFSILPTATQFARNALFAGMMPSAIAKKFPDKWVGDTDDEGKNLNEDFFLKAQLDMLGLKDVKMNYTKVANHQSGKRLADSFGNTRDFNLNVVVYNFVDILSHSKTEMEVIKELADDDRGYRSLTESWFKNSPLFDLLRQVAETDDMVMITTDHGTINVNEPSKLVGERDLSTNLRYKAGRNMTYDKRDVYRVTNPESHGLPKRNLSDEYVFAKNDKFFAYPNNYNHYVKYFRNTYQHGGLSLEEMIIPKVWLKGKG, from the coding sequence ATGGAGAACACTCGGATACTTTGGGTAGACGACGAGATAGATATGCTAAAACCACACATGCTTTTCTTAGAACAGAAAGGCTATGTTGTGGATTCGGCGAACAACGGAGATGAGGCACTCGATTTAGTCGATGAGCACTCCTACGACATCGTTTTTTTGGATGAAAATATGCCCGGCCTTTCAGGGTTGGAAACACTTCAACGCTTAAAGTCGAAGCATGAATCTCTTCCGGTTGTGATGATTACGAAGAGCGAGGAAGAGCACATCATGGAAGATGCAATCGGTCAGCAGATTTCGGATTACCTGATCAAACCGGTGAATCCCAACCAAATCCTCTTGTCACTGAAGAAGAATCTTCAAACGCGACAATTGGTGAATGAGAAAACCACTTCGTCTTATCAACAGGAGTTTAGAAACATCAGCTTGGAATTGGCGGAGGTTCGCACTTGGGAAGACTGGACGAAGTTGTACCGCAAGCTGGTGTATTGGGAATTGGCCCTAGAGAAATTGGAAGATGAGGGGCTTCAGCAGATCTTGATCTCCCAAAAACAAGAGGCGAATAATTTGTTTTCTCGCTTTGTAGAAGATGAATACGAAGATTGGATTCGCGACGCAGAAGGAGCCCCGCTCTTGTCGCACCGATTGGTGAAAAGTGAAGTGGCTCCAGTGCTCCGCGAAGGGAAGCGCGTTATGATGGTGGTGATTGATAATCTCCGCTTTGACCAGTGGAAGATTATTCAACCCATGCTAGAAGAGTACTACCGTGTGGTAAGTGAGGATGCCTATTTCAGCATTTTACCAACGGCAACTCAATTTGCCCGAAATGCTCTGTTCGCAGGAATGATGCCATCGGCAATTGCTAAGAAATTCCCAGATAAATGGGTTGGCGATACAGATGACGAAGGCAAGAACCTCAATGAAGACTTCTTCCTCAAGGCACAACTAGATATGTTGGGCTTAAAGGATGTGAAGATGAACTATACCAAAGTAGCGAACCATCAAAGTGGCAAGCGATTGGCAGATTCTTTTGGAAATACCCGCGACTTCAACCTGAATGTGGTCGTATATAATTTCGTAGATATTCTCTCCCACTCTAAAACTGAGATGGAAGTGATTAAGGAGTTGGCAGACGATGACCGCGGCTACAGAAGCTTGACCGAGAGCTGGTTTAAGAATTCGCCTTTATTCGACCTACTTCGCCAGGTGGCAGAAACCGATGATATGGTCATGATTACTACTGATCATGGAACCATCAATGTGAATGAGCCTTCTAAGTTGGTGGGAGAAAGAGATTTGTCTACCAACCTTCGCTATAAAGCGGGGAGAAATATGACCTATGACAAACGCGATGTTTATCGCGTGACAAATCCAGAATCGCATGGTTTGCCAAAGCGCAACCTCAGTGATGAGTACGTTTTTGCGAAGAACGACAAGTTCTTTGCCTATCCCAACAACTACAATCACTATGTGAAGTATTTCCGCAATACCTATCAGCACGGCGGACTCTCACTTGAGGAAATGATTATTCCTAAAGTCTGGTTGAAGGGTAAAGGGTGA